The Caenorhabditis elegans chromosome I genome includes the window TCATGCAGGATACAGTCAAGTATCCATGTAAGGATAGTTATGGGATTTTCAGAGACGTGTCGCAGAAATCTCCACCATTGCAGTATGCTTATGTAAGTGGGTGGACTAATGAGTGTTGGTATATTTTAGTTGCAGAAAATGATAAGTCTTTTGGAGCAAGAGTCAACGAATCCGTTGAAAATGGCAATGAAAGCCGACCCATTGAGAACTTCGGAAACTTTCGATAAGTGGAGAGGTATTATTGAAGCAGTGATGGCACAATTTGTAAGTTGCTCTCATTGTTAACCAAAATTTGACTAGCACCACCTATGCCAGCTATTCCTCGAGACCTATATCAATGGATTATTCTGGAATAAGAACATGTATGGCCCGAATCGTCTGAAGGACCGTATCACGCACCTGAACCATTTGATGGATTCATGGAGGAGAGAATATGAAGTAGGTGTCATTTCAACCTTTGCAGATTCACCGTAGATATTCTTCAGGATTCATATTGGGATACTGTTGTCGAGCGTATGGTTCATGATATTCAAGATAGATATGAGAATTCTAGTAATGGAGAGAAATCAAAGATGATCTGCGACCATCTTTTTGCAGGGCTGAATAGGCAAGTCTACATTTTGAATAACTAAACGTTTATAGAATTCTATTTCAGGAACTGCTACTATGTTATTGTCTATGATCCCTGCGCTGGATACGATCATCACGCGTTTTACGGTCGCGACTATATAGTTTCCTTCCGCCGTGGAGGTTGTAATGTCGgagtttttcaaagtaaaactTACGATTGCGTGAGCCAAGCGGTACGAAACAAGTTTCAACATGACGCTCTAGCGCGTGTAAACGAAGTAAATTGGTGAGTCAGCGAAATATatgatgaaattttttcagaatttttaggaattgGTCATATGCAGATGTTACTAAATGGCTGTGGCAGAATATTACAAATTGTGACCTTACCGTAGTGATTGCTTTGTATGAGCATATTTGGATTAGCTACGTTTACTACCCTAGCGTTCCAAGTGAACCAGGATGGAGTTGTAATATATGCTTTGACGATGGGGAGAAGTATTTCTTTTTTGCGGGGTTCAATCTGGATTGATGTTAATTTTGTTGCATTAAATGTTCACCAGCACgctaaattgttttaataaattgtaAAGTGCTAATGTAAGCTTTTTGTACAGTTACCCAATTTCCTGGAGTTTTGCAGACTTTCAAGAAAGTTCTAAAAGTTTTAAGATACTCCTAGAAATTTCTTAATCTTTTTTctgcagaaattttaaatttcccgtcaaaactTAGGCCACGACGGGTCACAAACCCagaacctatatctcttcaaaaaagATAAACTCCTTTATTCCttaactacagtactcttacagtactcctacagtaatcctacataACTACGAATTGTCGATTGAGAAGCATTgaggtacttgtgtattacatgccctcattttcaaattaaattaaatgttaATTAATTTCTCCAGttaaattaaacgtgatatacatttttccattttaggcttagaaaatgttatttcctaagcctaaaaatacaaactgtggttcacgtttttatttttcataacttagaaattacttttaaaataataatagtaatacacaagtaccagcATTGAACCTTCCTGCAATTTTTGTATGTTTCAGATCTTTCTTTCCGTTTTCCGTTTTATCGATGCTGTCCTATGATCGCGAAAACTGTTTGCACCTATAAAAGTTTTACATCGATTCCATAAACCTACAACGTTTTTAATCACCAAGTTCGCTAGTATAAAAACGACTTTCTTCGAGAATTTCCAGATTCAAGTCCTCACTATGAACTTTTATTCCGTACTTGTGTTCGCTGTCTTTGCAGTTATGTTGGCTTCAGGAAAACGTGGACTTAGAAGAGAGATTTTGTTGAAGAATCGTATCCAGGTCGACTCGTCGTCGTAGGTGGGGTTGGAAAGCACCCGAACGTCtaaatttcatgattttatgaataaatttgTTAACAGAAAAAACTATAATGTACATATTAAAGAATTGTTAAAGATTTCAGGTACATGAAGCAGAGAAGCAGaacttttcagtgaatttttcatgtaggcatgtaggcttGTAGGTCCAAATCTAGACTAAAGCTATTGTTgcatttctcttctttttctccaatttcctAATTTCCTGAATCCTGAAAAATCCTGCAAAAATTGTGTGTACTGCTTTTGACGTTTTGTGTCCCCGCCGCCGCCTCCGAAGACGGATGACATGGAAGAAacgaaatgaaataaattgaatttcgtaGAATGGAAGGAGCAGAGAGACTCACACACAAAACGACGTTGACAGATTCTAGATTCAATATGCATgtgaatttgaaatgaaatctGTGCGCGCGCGCGAGCTGTAC containing:
- the W04G5.7 gene encoding C-type lectin domain-containing protein (Partially confirmed by transcript evidence) translates to MADVLPEIIGIIDDGLTIGSFSYPKIAEKLLKIAAWGSFVKDMIGILNPDKPDPVMLKLIEIDKKLTQLSDKMSWEFDNLKAFIVENEFYADLAQTASTLMKFMQDTVKYPCKDSYGIFRDVSQKSPPLQYAYKMISLLEQESTNPLKMAMKADPLRTSETFDKWRGIIEAVMAQFLFLETYINGLFWNKNMYGPNRLKDRITHLNHLMDSWRREYEDSYWDTVVERMVHDIQDRYENSSNGEKSKMICDHLFAGLNRNCYYVIVYDPCAGYDHHAFYGRDYIVSFRRGGCNVGVFQSKTYDCVSQAVRNKFQHDALARVNEVNWNWSYADVTKWLWQNITNCDLTVVIALYEHIWISYVYYPSVPSEPGWSCNICFDDGEKYFFFAGFNLD
- the F11A6.16 gene encoding uncharacterized protein (Confirmed by transcript evidence); the encoded protein is MNFYSVLVFAVFAVMLASGKRGLRREILLKNRIQVDSSS